Proteins encoded by one window of Alphaproteobacteria bacterium:
- a CDS encoding MFS transporter, producing the protein MRDIALGAWALLLGVAFLLLGYGLQTSLLGLRGSAEGFATTTIGVVMAGYYAGFLAGSAIAPGMVGRVGHVRAFGALASIASAAVLIHAVVIEPTTWFAMRVVTGFCYAGLYIVAESWLNDRATNETRGRLLGLYMAVQFASIALGQALLTVADVQEATLFIIGSVAVSLGVVPILLTRSPAPVIETPVRLGPMALLRVSPLAVVGVVLVGASQGGFGSLAAVYGEQSGLSVEAIAAFIAATVAGGMAMQWGVGWIADRVDRRMTIAGLGMVSAAAALAFLALPIAWRGGAVFLALAVVFGGALYPLYSVVVAHANDRLNKSQMVGASASLMLLYGIGAMSGPLVLSLAMAVAGPGGFFLALAAVMAGLGVYALWRTTRRAAADMDSHAAMMSPSATALAVAVATEEASTLDETAEDGTRPGRD; encoded by the coding sequence GGGTCGCCTTCCTGCTGCTGGGCTATGGCCTGCAAACGTCGCTGTTGGGCCTGCGCGGCTCGGCCGAAGGATTCGCGACGACAACCATCGGCGTCGTCATGGCCGGATATTATGCCGGATTCCTTGCCGGCTCGGCGATCGCGCCGGGCATGGTCGGCCGGGTCGGTCATGTGCGGGCGTTCGGCGCGCTTGCCTCCATCGCCTCGGCGGCGGTGCTGATTCATGCGGTGGTCATCGAGCCGACCACATGGTTCGCCATGCGGGTGGTCACCGGCTTTTGTTATGCGGGGCTGTACATCGTCGCCGAGAGCTGGCTGAACGACCGGGCCACCAATGAGACCCGCGGTCGTTTGCTGGGCCTCTATATGGCGGTGCAGTTCGCCAGCATCGCCCTGGGCCAGGCGCTGCTGACGGTCGCCGATGTGCAGGAGGCGACCCTGTTCATCATCGGCTCCGTCGCGGTGAGCCTGGGCGTGGTGCCTATCCTTCTGACCCGCAGCCCGGCGCCAGTGATCGAGACGCCGGTGCGGCTGGGGCCGATGGCCCTGTTGCGGGTATCGCCGCTGGCGGTGGTGGGGGTGGTGCTGGTGGGCGCCAGCCAGGGCGGTTTCGGCAGCCTGGCCGCGGTCTATGGCGAGCAGAGCGGGCTCAGTGTCGAAGCCATCGCCGCCTTTATCGCGGCCACGGTGGCTGGCGGCATGGCCATGCAATGGGGTGTGGGCTGGATCGCCGACCGGGTGGACCGGCGCATGACCATTGCCGGTCTCGGCATGGTATCCGCGGCGGCGGCGCTGGCCTTCCTGGCACTGCCCATCGCCTGGCGCGGCGGCGCCGTCTTTCTGGCGCTGGCGGTGGTCTTCGGCGGTGCCCTCTATCCGCTCTATTCAGTGGTCGTCGCGCACGCCAATGACCGTCTCAACAAATCCCAGATGGTCGGCGCCAGCGCCAGCCTGATGCTGTTGTATGGCATCGGCGCCATGAGCGGGCCGCTTGTCCTGTCGTTGGCCATGGCCGTCGCCGGGCCCGGCGGATTCTTTCTGGCTCTGGCCGCGGTGATGGCCGGTCTAGGCGTCTATGCCCTGTGGCGGACGACGCGCCGTGCGGCAGCCGACATGGACAGTCACGCGGCCATGATGTCGCCGTCCGCCACCGCCCTGGCCGTGGCGGTGGCGACCGAAGAAGCGTCGACCCTCGACGAGACGGCGGAGGACGGCACCCGGCCCGGCCGGGACTGA
- a CDS encoding MFS transporter codes for MARAYGHGLTGAGREASVSMLKVALGAWALLLAMFIFLVGHGLQYPLLQLRGSAEGIPVDVIGRIMSAYFIGFLVGSILVPRAVPVVGHIRVFAACAALASTTILVQAVVVEPVTWFAMRLLTGICYAGLYIVAESWINDKATNKTRGQLLSLYLMCQFAGVAIGQYLITAADVRGFELFILASILLGVGVLPILLTRQAAPEIRPRARMGPLLLLGRAPMAVVGVLLVGIGQGSYGNLGALYGQAMGLSVEAIARFLSFAIIGALVFQWPVGRLSDGVDRRVVLAVASLIAAGLAVAAVALGSAGLAATWALPAISFLFGGAIYPLYAVLVATANDRLQPDERVAAAGTLLLLYGVGGMMGPTVISLAMKQVGPAGFFLSQAVLFGLVGLYALWRMMQREPAVHAGTVDPVLPTTTAAATLAAAGASDAAASRDGGETGGVDPTR; via the coding sequence GTGGCAAGGGCCTATGGCCATGGCCTGACGGGCGCGGGCCGGGAGGCGAGTGTCAGCATGTTGAAAGTGGCGCTGGGCGCATGGGCCCTTCTTCTGGCCATGTTCATCTTTCTGGTCGGCCATGGCCTGCAATATCCGCTGCTGCAACTGCGCGGCAGCGCCGAAGGTATTCCCGTTGACGTCATCGGCCGCATCATGTCGGCCTATTTCATCGGCTTTCTGGTGGGCAGCATTCTTGTGCCGCGGGCGGTGCCGGTGGTCGGCCATATCCGGGTGTTCGCCGCCTGCGCGGCGCTGGCTTCCACCACCATTCTGGTGCAGGCGGTGGTGGTCGAGCCGGTGACTTGGTTCGCCATGCGGCTGCTGACCGGCATCTGCTATGCGGGCCTGTATATCGTTGCCGAGAGCTGGATCAACGACAAGGCGACCAACAAGACACGCGGTCAGCTTCTCAGTCTTTATCTGATGTGTCAGTTCGCCGGCGTGGCCATCGGCCAGTATCTGATTACGGCGGCGGACGTGCGCGGTTTCGAACTGTTTATCCTGGCCTCCATCCTGCTGGGCGTCGGCGTCCTGCCGATCCTGCTGACCCGGCAGGCGGCGCCGGAGATCCGGCCGCGCGCGCGGATGGGGCCGCTGCTGCTGCTGGGTCGCGCGCCGATGGCGGTGGTCGGCGTGCTGCTGGTCGGTATCGGCCAGGGCAGCTATGGCAATCTGGGGGCGTTGTATGGCCAGGCCATGGGTCTCAGCGTCGAGGCCATCGCCCGCTTCCTGTCCTTCGCGATCATCGGCGCGCTGGTGTTTCAGTGGCCGGTGGGCCGTCTGTCCGACGGGGTGGACCGGCGCGTCGTGCTGGCAGTGGCGTCATTGATCGCGGCCGGGCTGGCGGTCGCGGCGGTAGCCCTCGGCAGCGCCGGGCTCGCCGCAACCTGGGCCTTGCCGGCCATCTCGTTCCTCTTCGGCGGCGCCATCTATCCGCTCTATGCGGTGCTGGTGGCGACCGCCAATGACCGGTTGCAGCCGGACGAGCGGGTCGCCGCCGCCGGCACCCTGCTGTTGCTGTACGGGGTTGGCGGCATGATGGGGCCGACGGTGATTTCCCTGGCCATGAAGCAGGTCGGACCGGCCGGGTTCTTTCTGTCGCAGGCGGTGCTGTTCGGTCTCGTCGGGCTTTATGCGCTATGGCGCATGATGCAACGGGAACCGGCTGTTCACGCCGGCACGGTAGACCCGGTGTTGCCGACCACCACGGCGGCGGCCACGCTGGCGGCCGCCGGCGCGTCAGACGCCGCCGCGTCCCGTGACGGCGGCGAGACGGGCGGGGTTGACCCCACTCGCTGA
- a CDS encoding SDR family oxidoreductase — protein sequence MATVVITGCDYGIGYEFARAYAVDGWRVHAVCLQASSQARLGGVGDTHVHRLDVTDEAGVQALAQRLSDEPVDVLINNAATFARGQGGLFDLPTTEDFLRVLHVNAVAPLLVARAFAPHVAKGEHKVMAFLSTRSASIDDNTSGGHYDYRMSKTALNMAVKGIACDLAAQGVMSVALHPGSVATETRKGAPVKVADSVAGMRAVIEAMTPAMSGTFQRYDGGTIPW from the coding sequence ATGGCGACGGTTGTCATCACCGGCTGCGACTATGGAATCGGCTATGAGTTCGCGCGCGCCTATGCGGTGGATGGCTGGCGGGTACATGCGGTGTGCCTGCAGGCCAGCAGCCAGGCGCGGCTCGGTGGCGTTGGTGACACGCACGTGCACAGGCTGGACGTCACCGATGAAGCGGGGGTGCAGGCGCTGGCGCAGCGCCTGAGCGACGAGCCGGTGGACGTGCTGATCAATAATGCGGCCACTTTCGCCCGTGGTCAGGGTGGTCTGTTTGACCTGCCGACGACGGAAGATTTCCTGCGTGTGCTGCACGTCAATGCGGTGGCGCCGCTGTTGGTGGCGCGCGCCTTTGCGCCGCACGTGGCCAAGGGCGAGCACAAGGTGATGGCCTTCCTGTCGACGCGTTCCGCCTCGATCGACGACAATACGTCAGGCGGCCACTATGACTATCGTATGAGCAAGACGGCGCTCAACATGGCGGTAAAGGGAATTGCCTGTGACCTGGCGGCGCAGGGTGTCATGAGTGTTGCCCTGCATCCCGGGTCGGTGGCGACAGAGACGCGCAAGGGCGCCCCGGTCAAAGTGGCCGACAGCGTGGCCGGTATGCGGGCGGTGATCGAGGCCATGACGCCGGCCATGAGCGGCACCTTCCAGCGCTACGACGGCGGCACCATTCCCTGGTAG
- a CDS encoding isoprenylcysteine carboxylmethyltransferase family protein — protein MLALRATLSALLLPANALLTVPALLLWATAGDSGGLAGWLSWRWPAVLSWNSLMGGLLLGLGLGLLGWTVSLFFRRGQGTLAPWDPPRHLVTAGPYAHMRHPMISGVGLALLGQVVLTASPALLAWLAVFGLANGLYLPLVEEPRLARRFGDHWRDYAAHVPRWLPGTGGGSSDPDDRL, from the coding sequence GTGCTGGCTCTTCGCGCAACCCTCTCGGCTCTGCTGCTGCCGGCCAACGCCCTGCTCACGGTGCCGGCCTTGCTGCTGTGGGCGACGGCGGGAGACTCCGGCGGGCTGGCGGGCTGGCTGAGCTGGCGCTGGCCGGCCGTGCTGTCGTGGAACAGCCTCATGGGCGGCCTGCTGCTGGGGCTCGGCCTCGGCCTGCTGGGCTGGACCGTCAGCCTGTTTTTCCGCCGTGGTCAGGGCACCCTGGCGCCGTGGGATCCGCCGCGCCATCTGGTCACCGCCGGACCCTACGCCCACATGCGCCACCCCATGATCAGCGGCGTCGGGCTCGCCCTCCTGGGTCAGGTGGTGCTCACCGCGTCGCCTGCTTTGCTGGCCTGGCTGGCGGTCTTCGGGCTGGCCAACGGCCTCTATCTGCCGCTGGTGGAGGAACCGCGTCTGGCCCGCCGCTTCGGCGACCACTGGCGCGACTATGCGGCGCATGTGCCACGCTGGCTGCCGGGCACCGGTGGCGGATCGAGCGATCCCGACGACCGGCTTTAG
- a CDS encoding glycine C-acetyltransferase, which translates to MSRALLDHLAAETAGLEAQGLFKAERVLTGRQGADIAIAAGAADATGADDHGQSTAERHVLNFCANNYLGLAGHPALVATGQAALDRWGFGLSSVRFICGTQDVHKTLESRLSRFLGTQDTILYSSCFDANTGLFETILGEQDAVISDQLNHASIIDGIRLCKARRLRYANNNMADLEAQLQAAADCRFRLIATDGVFSMDGILANLPAICDLAERYDALVMVDDSHATGFMGPGGRGTPAHHGVAGRVDIITSTLGKALGGASGGFTSGRQPIIDWLRQRSRPYLFSNTLAPVIAATTLHVLHMLESADTGDALRHRLFDNAQRFRTAMNKHGFTLVPGEHPIIPVMLGDARVAAEMARRMLDEGIYVIGFAYPVVPEGQARIRTQMSAAHEPAHIDQAVAAFARVGRAMGVIG; encoded by the coding sequence ATGTCCCGCGCCCTGCTCGACCATCTCGCCGCCGAAACCGCTGGCCTGGAGGCGCAGGGCCTGTTCAAGGCGGAGCGTGTCCTGACCGGCCGCCAGGGTGCCGACATTGCCATCGCCGCCGGCGCCGCCGACGCCACCGGCGCGGACGACCATGGCCAGAGCACGGCCGAGCGCCATGTTCTCAACTTCTGCGCCAACAATTATCTGGGTCTGGCGGGCCACCCGGCCCTGGTGGCCACCGGCCAGGCGGCGCTCGACCGCTGGGGCTTTGGCCTGTCCAGCGTGCGCTTTATCTGCGGCACCCAGGACGTCCACAAGACGCTTGAGTCACGCCTGTCGCGCTTCCTCGGCACCCAGGACACCATCCTCTATTCATCCTGTTTCGACGCCAATACCGGCCTGTTCGAAACCATCCTCGGCGAACAGGACGCGGTCATCTCCGACCAGCTCAATCATGCCTCCATCATCGATGGCATCCGCCTGTGCAAGGCGCGCCGTCTGCGCTACGCCAACAACAACATGGCCGACCTGGAGGCGCAGTTGCAGGCGGCGGCCGACTGCCGCTTTCGACTGATCGCCACCGACGGGGTCTTCTCCATGGACGGCATTCTCGCCAACCTGCCGGCGATCTGCGATCTGGCGGAACGCTATGACGCCCTGGTCATGGTCGATGACTCTCATGCCACCGGCTTCATGGGACCGGGCGGCCGCGGCACCCCGGCCCACCATGGCGTAGCCGGGCGGGTGGATATCATCACCTCGACCCTTGGCAAGGCACTGGGCGGCGCCTCGGGCGGGTTCACCAGCGGCCGCCAGCCGATCATTGACTGGCTGCGCCAGCGCTCACGCCCCTATCTCTTCTCCAACACCCTGGCGCCGGTCATCGCCGCCACCACCCTGCACGTACTCCACATGCTGGAATCGGCCGACACCGGCGACGCCCTGCGCCACCGCCTGTTTGATAACGCCCAGCGCTTTCGCACCGCCATGAACAAGCATGGCTTTACGCTGGTGCCCGGCGAGCACCCGATCATTCCGGTCATGCTGGGCGATGCCCGGGTGGCGGCGGAAATGGCGCGGCGCATGTTGGACGAAGGCATTTATGTGATCGGCTTCGCCTATCCGGTGGTGCCCGAGGGCCAGGCCCGCATCCGCACCCAGATGAGCGCGGCCCATGAGCCCGCGCACATTGACCAGGCGGTCGCCGCCTTTGCCCGTGTCGGCCGCGCCATGGGGGTGATCGGCTAG
- a CDS encoding pyridoxal phosphate-dependent aminotransferase, whose translation MAAALDIAPAITRLENESAFAVLARAQALARQGKEVINLGIGQPDFKTPEHIVDAAVKALRDGQHGYTATEGILPLREAVAADIRQRRGVEVDPGHILVVPGGKVTMFFAILMFGRPGVEIITPNPGFPIYESMIHYTGAEAVPMRLREENGFAFSAEEVLRQINDRTRLLIINSPANPTSGVTPKAEMDRLVEGLAAWPKVAVLSDEIYSRLLYDGRQHVSLLGYESLRDRLIVLDGWSKTYAMTGWRLGYGVWPASLMEHAVNLAVNSHSCVNAATQFAGIAALNGPQESVDIMLRAFDQRRRVLTAGLNQLPGVTCQESAGAFYCFPNITGTGMTSNQLQTRLLEEAGIATIAGTSFGADGEGYIRFSYANSVEAIETALARMGDLLR comes from the coding sequence ATGGCCGCCGCCCTCGACATCGCCCCCGCCATCACCCGCCTCGAGAATGAGAGCGCCTTCGCGGTTCTGGCCCGCGCCCAGGCCCTGGCCCGCCAGGGCAAGGAGGTAATCAATCTCGGCATCGGCCAGCCGGACTTCAAGACGCCGGAGCACATTGTGGACGCGGCGGTGAAGGCCCTGCGCGACGGCCAGCACGGCTATACGGCGACCGAGGGCATCCTGCCCTTGCGTGAGGCGGTGGCGGCGGACATCCGCCAGCGGCGCGGCGTGGAGGTGGACCCGGGCCATATCCTGGTGGTGCCCGGCGGCAAGGTCACCATGTTCTTCGCCATCCTCATGTTCGGCCGGCCCGGCGTCGAGATCATTACGCCCAATCCGGGTTTTCCCATCTATGAGTCGATGATCCACTACACCGGGGCTGAGGCCGTGCCCATGCGGCTGCGTGAAGAGAACGGCTTCGCCTTTTCGGCCGAAGAAGTGCTGCGCCAGATCAATGACCGGACCCGGTTGCTGATCATCAACAGCCCGGCAAATCCCACCTCCGGCGTGACTCCCAAGGCGGAGATGGACCGGCTGGTCGAGGGGCTGGCGGCATGGCCGAAGGTGGCGGTGCTGTCGGACGAGATATACAGCCGCCTGCTGTATGACGGTCGTCAGCACGTGAGCCTGCTTGGCTATGAGTCGCTGCGCGACCGGCTGATCGTGCTGGACGGCTGGTCGAAGACCTACGCCATGACCGGCTGGCGTCTGGGCTATGGCGTGTGGCCGGCAAGCCTGATGGAACATGCGGTCAATCTGGCGGTCAATTCCCACTCCTGCGTTAATGCGGCGACCCAGTTCGCGGGCATCGCCGCGCTGAACGGTCCGCAGGAGTCGGTGGACATCATGCTGCGCGCCTTCGATCAGCGGCGGCGAGTGCTGACCGCCGGGCTCAACCAGTTGCCGGGCGTCACCTGCCAGGAGTCCGCCGGTGCTTTCTATTGCTTTCCCAATATCACCGGCACCGGCATGACCTCCAACCAGCTTCAGACCCGCCTGTTGGAAGAAGCCGGTATCGCGACCATTGCCGGCACCAGCTTTGGCGCCGATGGCGAGGGCTATATCCGCTTCAGCTATGCCAACTCCGTGGAGGCCATCGAGACGGCGCTGGCGCGCATGGGCGATCTGTTGCGCTGA
- a CDS encoding copper chaperone PCu(A)C, whose protein sequence is MKALPKLTGLIVTLMASMIVITPPAVAQDWANEWQVGDMHVSQVRAGAADGGVAAYFLIHNHGAATGVLVSVVAVDGGAAQLRTTSAEADVTQVVEHMEIAAESTLVLEPGGNHVLISGLTAAPTAGDQLRLALQFDVGPAITITLPVLTADEASGTTSGTGHGH, encoded by the coding sequence ATGAAAGCCCTGCCGAAACTGACCGGGCTCATCGTGACCTTGATGGCGTCCATGATTGTGATAACGCCGCCGGCCGTCGCCCAGGACTGGGCGAATGAGTGGCAGGTAGGTGACATGCATGTGAGCCAGGTCCGGGCGGGTGCGGCCGATGGCGGGGTGGCCGCCTATTTCCTGATTCATAACCACGGTGCGGCCACCGGTGTTCTTGTGTCGGTGGTGGCGGTGGATGGTGGCGCGGCTCAATTGCGGACGACGAGCGCGGAAGCCGACGTCACGCAAGTGGTCGAGCACATGGAGATCGCTGCTGAGTCCACGCTGGTGCTGGAGCCCGGCGGGAATCATGTGTTGATCAGCGGGCTGACGGCGGCGCCGACAGCAGGCGACCAGCTGCGTCTGGCGCTACAGTTCGATGTGGGACCGGCCATCACCATCACGCTGCCGGTGCTGACGGCGGACGAGGCAAGCGGCACCACAAGCGGCACCGGCCACGGCCACTAG
- a CDS encoding cytochrome c: MRRFLLRLAIGFAAAGLVLLAAALLIPPPTADRIVDDATIAAGDKARGAYVAAAAGCASCHTDARADLPALSGGAALRSPFGDFYPPNITPDRATGIGAWRGADFVRAMTDGLSPAGAHYYPAFPYTHYAAMSDSDLADLWAWLRDVPPVTRRTPPHDLSFPFSVRPLLALWKHLSGRPPTPPAPQLADAAADRPATTDASDAVLLARGRYLGEVLGHCAACHTPRGLLGGYGGTALAGTRNGPGGDPVPAITAAALADWSQGDLLFFFDTGLQPDGDAAGGDMALVIRNTLSRLSDGDQRALAVWLKTGN; encoded by the coding sequence GTGCGCCGTTTTCTCTTGCGTCTGGCTATTGGCTTCGCGGCCGCCGGTCTCGTTCTGCTGGCGGCGGCGCTGCTGATCCCGCCGCCGACCGCCGACCGCATAGTGGACGATGCGACCATCGCCGCCGGCGACAAGGCCCGTGGCGCCTATGTGGCGGCGGCGGCCGGCTGCGCCAGTTGCCACACCGACGCCAGGGCGGATCTGCCGGCCCTGTCCGGCGGCGCGGCGCTCCGCTCCCCCTTCGGCGATTTTTATCCGCCCAACATTACGCCCGACAGGGCCACCGGTATCGGCGCCTGGCGCGGCGCGGACTTCGTCCGGGCCATGACCGATGGTCTGTCACCGGCCGGCGCTCACTATTACCCGGCCTTTCCCTACACCCACTACGCCGCCATGAGCGATTCGGACCTGGCGGATCTGTGGGCCTGGCTGCGGGACGTGCCGCCGGTGACGCGGCGGACGCCGCCGCACGATCTCTCCTTTCCCTTTTCCGTGCGTCCGCTGCTGGCCCTGTGGAAGCATCTCTCCGGCCGGCCCCCCACGCCGCCGGCCCCCCAACTGGCTGATGCCGCCGCCGACCGGCCCGCCACTACCGACGCGTCGGACGCGGTCCTGCTCGCCCGCGGCCGCTATCTGGGTGAGGTGCTGGGCCACTGCGCCGCCTGCCACACGCCGCGCGGCCTGCTCGGCGGCTATGGCGGCACGGCGCTGGCCGGCACCCGCAACGGACCCGGCGGCGACCCGGTGCCGGCCATCACGGCGGCGGCGCTGGCTGACTGGTCGCAAGGTGATTTGCTGTTCTTCTTCGATACCGGCCTGCAGCCGGACGGCGATGCGGCCGGCGGCGACATGGCGCTGGTCATCCGCAACACCCTGAGCCGTCTGAGTGATGGCGACCAGCGGGCGCTGGCCGTCTGGCTCAAGACCGGCAACTGA
- a CDS encoding Bax inhibitor-1/YccA family protein, whose translation MAIGPETRTITNVRAGGAARSDIDEGLRQYMLRVYNYMTAGLAITGLTAFVIAQMSIVTNQAGDIVALTSLGATLFNTPLKWVVMLAPLGMVIFLSARLHRMSLSTAQIAFWSFAALMGVSLATIFIAFTGASVARVFFITAGTFAAMSLYGYTTKRDLMRLGSFLFMGLIGIIIAMVVNLFVQSSALHFAISAIGVLVFVGLTAYDTQRIKEEYWEGDDHSTAGRKAISGALRLYLDFINLFVMLMQLLGARR comes from the coding sequence ATGGCCATCGGACCCGAAACCCGCACCATCACCAATGTCCGCGCCGGCGGCGCCGCCCGATCCGACATTGATGAGGGCCTCAGGCAGTACATGCTGCGGGTCTACAACTACATGACCGCCGGTCTCGCCATCACCGGCCTGACCGCCTTCGTCATCGCCCAGATGTCCATTGTCACCAACCAGGCCGGCGATATCGTGGCCCTGACCAGTCTCGGCGCGACGCTGTTCAACACGCCGCTCAAGTGGGTGGTCATGCTGGCGCCGCTCGGCATGGTCATTTTCCTCAGCGCCCGGCTCCACCGCATGAGCCTGTCCACCGCCCAGATCGCCTTCTGGTCTTTTGCCGCCCTCATGGGGGTGTCGCTGGCCACCATCTTCATCGCCTTTACCGGCGCCAGCGTCGCCCGCGTCTTCTTCATCACCGCCGGCACCTTCGCCGCCATGAGCCTTTACGGCTACACCACCAAGCGTGACCTCATGCGGCTGGGCTCGTTTCTGTTCATGGGCCTGATCGGCATCATCATCGCCATGGTGGTGAACTTGTTCGTGCAGAGCAGCGCTCTGCACTTCGCCATCAGCGCCATCGGTGTGCTGGTCTTCGTTGGCCTCACCGCCTATGACACCCAGCGCATCAAAGAGGAATATTGGGAAGGCGACGATCATTCGACCGCCGGTCGCAAGGCCATTTCCGGCGCGCTTCGCCTCTATCTGGACTTCATCAACCTGTTCGTCATGCTGATGCAGTTGCTGGGCGCCCGCCGCTAG